The genomic window CTCAGGAGCGCCGGGGCTAAAGCGGGGGGGGTCGGCGGGGCCCGTTAGACCCAGGTCTCGGGGGGCTCTATTTCAAAGCTAGCAGCCTTCGGCCCGGTGTCCTAGGGGACGCCGGGAGGAATCCGTCCCCTCCGCAGAGCGCTGCCGTTGCTGCCTTGTGACAAGCGCCCTCCGGCTCAGCGCCCCCCGGGCCGCTCTGTGCGGGGGGGTCGTGCTGCGGGGCTCCTGCCGGagggccgcggggccgggcccggctccTCGCCTTCCCAGAACCGCCCTTCTTTGCCCCGTTACTCTTTAAAGGACGTCGTGGCGCGAGAGAGGGGGATTAGACGGCACcgggggcggcgcggggggcCCGGCTCCAGCCGCTGAGGGCTCGGCGCCCCccggcaggggctgcccccccGAGGCTGCCCCCCCGCCGGCTCCGAGCCAACGCGGGCCCGGCCGGAGGAGCCGCTCGGGCAGGCAGGCGGCCGGGCGCTCCCTCCCCCGCCGCCCTTATTTTTGCTGAATTAAGAAGGTGACATTATTCTTTTCTTCAAGTGCTTCTGTTAATATTGAAAAACGTGCGCTTGCATTTCAAGCGGGCGCGCTCAGCCTCAGCGGCCGTTTCAATATTAATGAAATTGTTTAATCTCCTAAATTCGTCGTGTTTAAGTTACGTTTTGGTGAGTTACTGCCCGGCTCCGAAAATACCGTTGCTGGAGGGGACGTGCGCTCACCACAAAGGGTCCTTCCCTCCGAGGCTTGCTGCCCCCGAGCCGCTCCTTCGCTCCTGGCtcggggcggccgcggggccgtgccgggtgCCGGCCgccctctcctgcctgcccgGCGCGTTGGGGCCGGAGCCCGCGGGCCGCGCGGCCGGCAGCGGAGCGGCTCGTCTGGGATCGGGCGGCACAGCCCGGCGGGAGGGCGGCGGAGCGGAGGCAGCCGCAGCCCGGCCGTCGCCGCTCGCACACGCACACGGGCAGCCAGACGGACACACGCACACGCACACACGTGGCCGCACGCCCCGCCCGAGGCACGCCGAGCACCGCCGGGCCGAGGCCGCCCGCACGGCCCGCACCGGCCGCCCCCGAGCGGCCCCGCGGGACGCCCACGGCCGCGGCCCCGCGCCTGCCCCGGGCCCCCCCGGTCCCGGCCCGAGGGGGTCGCGGAGCCGGAGCAAGGCGGTTCCGGGGGGGCAGGAAGGCGGCTTCCCGAGCCGGGCGTCGAGGAGCCCTCCGCCGGCTCTCTCCCCGCAAGAAGCCTTCGCGAGCGAGGCCGTGCTCGGCCGGATTTGGCACAGAGAAAGTCCCTCGTTACGGGCAAAAAGGCTCGCCTCGAGTTAGCCAACACCACAAATCAGATAACAATGCAGAACAAACAGAATACCACAGCCGAGCAATTTCCATGTCAAACATCCCACTGCTCAGTAGCTCCATTTGTAAGTGTGAATTGCAGACTAAGCTTCCTGCAAAGTCCACAGAAAGGTTAGTGCATACCTTCACCCCCACCCCAGTTACTGGGTACCATCACACTGCAATTCCGCTGGCGGAGCCTTTTCACCCCTCGCCTTGTCTTCAAATGGAAATGATTCCTATTGGCCCAAGGTGTCCATGTAAATAGGTGTAAATGAAACCAGATTATGCCTTTCTCTCAGCCCCCTCCTCCCGctgccctccccctcctcccaagGCGATTGTCATATGATAGCAAAGAAGTGGCACATTAATGAAGCGCCTCTACAGGGGTCTTTTCTGCTCATGTCACCACATAAAACTATCAGATGGTTAGAGGAAGGACATGGAGGCAACTACTTAGCTCATCTCGGCTGCGGAGAAGCGAAGGAGCCTTCGCTCCAGCCCAGCTGCCGGTGGTGTAAAAGCAGCTGATTCAGCCCgcggaggagcagggaggggtgCGCCGGAGGATTCCCCCAGCCGCGCCGAGCCAGCTCGCTGCCTGCCCGGGACTACCGCGGGGCCGAGCGACCGGGAAGGGGGCGAGAGAGGCGCCGGAGAACCGGGCTGGGAAGGAGCCCCGCGTCCCAGCCGCGTCCCGGATGCGGACTGTCAACTTCCAGCAACTTTAAGGTGGGCGTACGCGGGGCTGGCGCGGCGCGGTGCGGGacggggcgggcggggaggcGATGCGAGGGGGTCCCCTCGTCGCCGAGGCTGGGCGGCAGAGCGACCTCCGGGGCCAGCCGGCGGGCGGGGAGGCCGGGGCGCGGAGAGGGGCACGGCGCCGTTCCTCCGCCGGCGCTGCGCGGCCGCGGGCCGCTCCCCCctggccccgctccgccccggaGGGCCGAGGCCCCTTCCCCgcgcccctgcccctgccccgcttTCCCCACGGCCGGCCGGGAGCCGGTGCGAGCCCGTGGCGCTCACCCTCCGCCCCCCTCCCTGTCGCTGCCCTTCCGCAGATCCTCGCGGCTCCCCTAGCGAAGATGCCTCGCCCGGGCAGAAACACGTACAGCGACCAGAAGCCTCCCTACTCCTACATCTCCCTGACCGCCATGGCGATCCAGAGCTCCCCGGAGAAGATGCTGCCCCTGAGCGAGATCTACAAGTTCATCATGGACCGGTTCCCCTACTACCGGGAGAACACGCAGCGCTGGCAGAACTCCCTGCGCCACAACCTCTCCTTCAACGACTGCTTCATCAAGATCCCGCGCCGCCCCGACCAGCCGGGCAAGGGCAGCTTCTGGGCGCTGCACCCCAGCTGCGGGGACATGTTCGAGAACGGCAGCTTCCTGCGGCGCCGCAAGCGCTTCAAGGTGGTCAAGTCGGACCACCTGGCCCCCAGCAAGCCGGCCGACGCGGCGCAgtacctgcagcagcaggcgaAGCTGCGGCTCAGCGCCCTGGCCGCCACGGGCACCCACCTGCCCCAGATGTCCACCTACAACCTCGGCGTGTCGCAGCCGTCCAGCTTCAAGCACCCCTTCGCCATCGAGAACATCATCGCCCGAGAGTACAAGATGCCCGGGGGGCTCGCCTTTTCCACCATGCAGCCCATGCCGGCCGCCTACCCGCTCCCCAACCAGTTGACTACGGTGGGCAGCTCCATCGGCACGGGCTGGCCCCACATGTACGGCTCCGGCATGATCGACACCGCCACCCCCATCTCCATGGCCAGCGGCGAGTACGGCGCCTACGGCGTGCCCATCAAGCCGCT from Anas platyrhynchos isolate ZD024472 breed Pekin duck chromosome 11, IASCAAS_PekinDuck_T2T, whole genome shotgun sequence includes these protein-coding regions:
- the FOXB1 gene encoding forkhead box protein B1 gives rise to the protein MPRPGRNTYSDQKPPYSYISLTAMAIQSSPEKMLPLSEIYKFIMDRFPYYRENTQRWQNSLRHNLSFNDCFIKIPRRPDQPGKGSFWALHPSCGDMFENGSFLRRRKRFKVVKSDHLAPSKPADAAQYLQQQAKLRLSALAATGTHLPQMSTYNLGVSQPSSFKHPFAIENIIAREYKMPGGLAFSTMQPMPAAYPLPNQLTTVGSSIGTGWPHMYGSGMIDTATPISMASGEYGAYGVPIKPLCHGGQTLPAIPVPIKPTPAAVPALPALPAPIPTILSNSPPSLSPTSSQTATSQSSPATPSETLTSPAPALHSVAVH